Within Malus domestica chromosome 04, GDT2T_hap1, the genomic segment CAAAGGGAGGACATTGTTTTTGAAGTTTCTAACGTTGAGCAAGTTGACAGAGATTGATTCGTACTAGGTTGTTTCATTGTTCCCATGAACTCTCGTTCGACCATTTCGGATGTTGTACGTTTTTCCCTTCCAACGTCGTCAATCGCATCTCTCCTGTTTTGCTCATACCGGCATACAAAAAGAGAAGGTTGTAGAATGAATCAAAACTTATTCGTTTGTGTTCGTAGCCAAACATCGCGATAAATGTTTACACAATCTGGCAAAAAGAATATATATCTCCGATAAAAAAAGGACCGAAACGATAACCTGAGACGGGTTATCCCCAACACTACACAAACAAGACAACAGCTGCTCAAACCAGCCAGGCAATGCACCTATATAGGAGAACACTCTCTTGTGACCCATACGAAATGCGGAGTTACAGAGATACATCACATCCCCACATAAAAATTACACGACTTTTGTTTCAAATCAAATATGTATCGACTTACTTTCATCAATTTCATCGGTAGCCACCGCCATATGGCTGCTGAGGATAACCACCTGCGCCCATCATGGGGTTATAGCCGGGAGGCATGTTTGAACCAGGAGGTAATCCGGTTTGCGCTTGCATCCCCATGCCCATATTCATTCCCATTCCCATGTTCATCCCCATCCCCATACCCATGGGTTGATTCGTGCCACCGTAGCCACCCATGCCCATACCTCCACCTGGACCCCCACCCATACCCATAGCCATTCCCATGCCCGGACCCATCCCCCCGCCCATACCTGAACCCATCATCGCGTTTGGTGGAGCCCTAAGAACACTTGCACCTGCACGGCCAATTCCAGAACCAGATCCCATGGCTTTACCCATGTTAATAGTAGATGTTGCAGGAGTTGCCGGCTGCTTCTCCATCCTCTTTTCCTTCCGATTAATGGAATCAAAATCAATTCCAATATCATTCAATGGATTAATTTTAGCTGCAcgtgaaaaaaacaaaacaaaagccgtTATAGAACCCTAAAAAAACATAGACCGTTAATTAACAAGTTGAAGAAGAGACATAGCACTCACCTCCAGATATATTTAAATTAACTAGGCCTCTGCTGAGTGTATCAGCCCAAACTGCTGACTTCGGTTCAAACTTGCTGTCTTTAGGTGGTTGAGCAACTATAGCAAGTGCCCCTGTTGATGATGACAGCGGTTGCTGGGAACCCATTGAGGTGTTTGGTCCTTTTTGTGATAAAAGGTTGCCCAGAACATCACTATTATGTTGCAAACCTGGTCCAGGTGGAATTTGAGTAGTGGCCTGTGAAGCTACTGGGCCGACAGAACCTTGAGGATGGAAGTTCCCTTGTGGATGGAAGTTCCCACCATTAAGTTGTGCAGCCGGTCCATTATGAGCATGAGGAGCCATGTAACCTCCCTGTTGTGAAAAATAGTTTCCGCTGTTGGGAGCTGAAAACCCACCTTGTTGTGGAATGAAATTTCCATTGTTAAACTGTGCAGTAGGCCCTGTTGGAGTTTGAGGAGCCCCATGTGAAGTGATGGGAGCTGTAGGCCCTCCCTGTGACGGAAAACCCCCACTGCTGTATTGTCCAGCAAATCCAGTTTGATTATGAGGGACTACAGATCCTGGCTGCACATGAAAATTCCCATACATATTAGCACTTGGCTGTGGATGTTGACCTGTTGGACCTGAAAAGGACTGCTGTGAAGGTCCAGTAGGTGGCAAAATATCAGCAAGAATATCCATGTTTTCAGTAGACTGTTCTTGAGACGTAAATTGTGAGTTTGTTGGAGTTTGAACACTGGAAACACCAGATGACGAATAATTTGCAGCAGAAAATGAATCCCCAAAGGGAAAGTTGGAAGCTGTATCTGCACTCTGGTTCACAGTTGGTGGGAAAGAGTCTGTGGACGTGGAAGTGTGTGTTTGAGGTTGGACCGTCTCACTGGAAGGGAGAGCTTTGAAGGGGGAGTCACCGAATGGATCTTCAAATGACTGCATTGAAGGAGAACACTTTTAATCCAAGAAGGATGTCACTTGAGAAACTcttttaataacaaaaaatgccTACCTGATTCATAACATTAGATGCTGGCGGAGTTGCCGTAAATGTGGTTGTAGAACTAGAGTTCGCATGGGGATCAACTTCAAATGTAGCAGTAGAAGGTGTAGTCGGTACAATGGCCAATGCATTTGAAGAGAATGAGTCTGACAGGGAACCTAGTAAGTCCATCTCAACATTGTTTGAGATAACCGGGGCTGCTTGGACAGCTGGGGCAGCTGGGGCAGCTTGGGGAGCTGGGGTAGCTGTTAAGGGAAAGACAATGTGAGTTTCTCATAGTGCTGCATTTCAATCACAAACATAAATGCAACTAAAATCTTGCAGCTAGTCCCTGAAAGGCCAAAGAACAACTGTATAGAAACAACCTGCTTGCAAAAGGGTACCGAGATAGTAAATGATCTTTTTTTCAGGGATAACATATAAGAATTTTATACTCAGGAGCATAAACTAACATAAAAACACTACGCTGTTACACGAGATTTTTGTTCTCTGTATCAACAGGGTGTACATAGAAATCTAAACTGCCTTCCACTCAACAGTATTAGGATGTTATAGACAACCAGTACAAATCGCACCCCAGACATACTAGCTCATAAATAATATGCTAAAACCCTACTTAATATTAAACTAAGAGGAGGCTGTCAACAATAATTCCACAATCCCAATGTTACCACCACAACTGCAATCACCATGTCTAAGTTAATAACCATAATATCTCCATAACTACCATCACCTATCATTCTAAGAGAGTTGACCGTGGCATGAAACACTGAACAGGAAAGtaaaagagaagagaagaggattcacaaaataacaaaaatcttCCCAACTTCTAAAACCTAAGAaacacaaataaacactcaCTAATAGCTTAGTAGGAAAGATGTACTGTTGTCAGAAAAcaataagaccatctccaaaggagatttCAAATtctaaacataaaatttaaatttgacagcTTATGTGGCACTTTgacatcttttaaaattttgcTCTCCACCTGATATGTCAaactttaaacaaaaataaaaattcatatttattttctttgtattggtaatgaaagaaaatgaattaaaaagtataaaaatattcaaacatTGCATTGGtcaaaaggtcgtacccagtgcacaaggctcctgctttacgcagggtctgggagaggtgaatgtcggctagccttacccccatttatggagaggctgctcccaagtctcgaacccgagacctaccgctcattggtaatgaaaaaaaattaaaaggcaagactttaaaccaataaaaaattaataatttaatagttttttttttttttgaagttgctgtcaaatttggcaGCAAGGGGGAGAGATGCCATTCTATGTCTCATGCCACATCAGATTTGGCTTCTCAGTTGGAAAACATTGCTGCTGTCTGTTTTTACCATTATTGCTTATTTGGACATTTTGACATCTGCTTTGAAGATGCTCCAAGAAAAGCAGTCAGAAAATTGGAACGAGACAAGTTAACTTGATTGCTTCCCCCTAGTCAAACAATCAAGATAAAAGAAAGTAGCAAATTCATGCAAAAGAAATGATAATCTATCTTTTTTTGGTCAACTAAAAAAGAGTAGGGTTTCGTAGCAGATGTCCCATGTCATTTGAATGGGACCCTCAGCCATTCAAATACACCCGTCCTGACATTTGCAACAAACAATTCACAATAAAGAAATTTTGAGTTATAATCATTATAAACACAACGATAACACATTCTTCAGCAGTTCGTACTGGAGTAAAGCATAAACATGCATACAGGACTTACTAACCTGAAACAGAACCACGTGGATCAAATTCATCTGAAGGCTCCACTTCCTGTTTTGCAGGTGATGCAGAAGCAACATGAACACTGGTTGCTTGGCTTGGATTAGATGCAGAAGTAACATGAATACTGGTTGCTTGGCTTGGATTATTGTTTGAAGGTGGAGATGAAGCCCTAGGAGCAGAAGCTGTTGGAGTTTCACCACCCCTGTAATCAAGAagaaatattaaatgatttagcTAATGCTTAAAAtaggaaaacaaaataaagggtgatcaaattctttatacaaaTTAATACCTTTCGCTGTGAACAGGGCTTCGAGATTCACTTACAACCTCCTCATAACTAGGAGGAGCCCCAATGTTTTGTTCAGAAAATTTCCTACTTAGCCTGCCAAAGATGAATAATATTGTTATTGGGAAGTGGCAGTCTTCTGGAATGCTCTGATGAAAATACCATATTCCTGAAATTTACTATATTATCATCATTACTTTGTTTCTGTTACCGAAATCTTTAATATTTCTTCAATATGAGGCATATGTATATACAGATCCATATACccataaaaaatcaatatattgCTATGAACATAAAGATCTTTAAAATGGCCCAATACTAAAAAAATCCTTCCATACACATAAAGTTCCTCTCAACCTTAAACTATATGTTTTATGTGATTTACTTCTTATTCGATAAAATTTTCAAAGGGATCAGCATGCAGTACAAGTGATAGTATTAGGATCTTAATTGTATCAACTGATTCCTATCCAACTTTAATCACTTATATTCATGTCCAACAGCCACACAGACAAGAATATATTTCAAGCACATGTCCCTGAAGATTTACCTTCCATCCTGGGATTGGTCATCAGCTTTAGCACCACTACCACTGCAATGAGGACACATAAAGAATAAACAGTAAGTTTCCAATTTAGGTTAAGTAATAAGTAAACAATAAAGACATCAAACTGCAGCCTCAACTAttacaaaaaattttaaaataaaacaaaaaatgtaaaaGCATCCAAAAAATTTTGGCATGTACAAATATGCACTTCCACTTTTAATGCATTAAGATGGAAAAGTTATCTTTAGTACTTCCTGCAGAAAACATATATTTTAAACAGTAATATTTTCTACAGTCAAACCATCACaaaaatgaataaattaaataacataGAAACAAGagaataaaattgttaaataacAAATCTGCCTTCTCAATGTTCAAGAAGATAACTAAGTTGACTTCCTGAAAATAGTCTCTAAAATAACCTAAACAGAATACATGCCACTAATAAAATCAAAATACTTCTTAATCACATACTAGTAATGATTCAAAATTATCAACAGAACAAAACCATTACCGAGAGGAATATTGACCATCATCATCAACTGAACGCTCCCTCTCTCTATCAGAGCTTCTACTTCTAGAGCCATGAGGGTAATCATCAACACTTTGACTTCTTCCTCGGTAATCATCATCCCTGTAACCTTCTCTCCCGTTGCGTTCATCATATTCTCTACCATAACGATCTCCGTCACGACTGTACCGATCATCATCCCTATTGCCCCATTCTCTTTCCCTCCCATAGCCATTCCTATCTTCATCCCTGCCTCCGTAGCGGCCTTCGTAACGATCATCGTCATATTTGTCACCATATCCTCCTGTACTTGAATGGGAACCGGGCCTATACATTCCACCTGTTGATGCTGTATTACGGAACCTGTTGGGATATAGAAATCAGTCAGAAAcctctttcattataatttccTGTAGAGGATGAACTGGGCATAGTTCTACAACACTACTCTTACTTTTCTTATACATATAGATCTTGACTTTTTTCTCTTACACCCACTACTGAAATAAGGCAAAACACTAACAGTCTTTTGAAGTATTACAGACACTACTGAAATAACAGTTAATGCTGTAAAGCAATAAAGAAACTTCAATATAAGACTTCGGAAGAATAACTTTTTCAAGTGGAGAAACTTTTCCTGTTCATAATGGCATGGGATGCTTatataaatactaaaattaaaataagaaaaaaaagaattcaagaaaaGTAAAAGATAGTTATGAAAACATAGCCCCTTCTGAGAGAATGCTTACTTGTCCCTGTTAGCAGCTGCTTTCTGTCTAACCTCAATTATCCTTTCTTTATCATTGACAAGAGCCACAAGACTTTGAGACTTCTTTCTGACATTACTTCCCTGGTCCCTTCCACTGGAATCAATGTATTGAAAACTGGACAATGTCTGTATCAAGGAAAAAGTACTGGTTCAGTTAGCTCGATAAACAAGTCTGGTAGCTAATCCAATGGGGCTGGCCCAAGTGGTGTGTGGTAAGTAAAAGGGTTATTATTATGATATGCCAAGGGTTCCATCCCTTCCCAATGCACCAAAAAGAAGCAACTATTTCATGTTCTTTGCTATTCTcagaaaaaatgaataaataaagaGTTAATATGAATCTTGGAAACAAAGGGTGGAAATTACCGATATTTGATAAGCATGCTCCTTAATATCATCGATGACACGTTCTGACCCATTTGCCACCATGTATTCCAAGACAATTAAAGCCTGATTTGAAGcacaaaatatattatgaacCACATGTCAACACAGAAGTAAACAAAACCTCGCCATATTACTAGCTGCATTgtgaagataaaaataaaaaaaggggtgtgatatccacacaccccattttacttctcacacacctttttaattttcggccgttagatcggatgaattgaagaagatcaacggacagaaattatcaaggggtgtgtgagaagtaaaatgaggtgtgtggatagcacacccctaaaaaaaataCAGTGACGGTAATAATAGGATTTACTCATAAACTATATGGAGATGGAAGAGGATAGggcagagggagagagacagagagacagaCGCAGAgatagaaagaaagagagagaatccTAAACAATGTGTATCTGAAAGTTACTAGATGACAAACCTTGTAAACATGCCTCCAGTTCTTTCCAGTATCACTTAACCGCTTCCAAATGACAGCCATTATCATTTGGTATTCATGACTGCACAATTGTTCAGAAATGAATATCTTTCGAAGATCGTGATacaaagaaatcataaaaagaaACTGTCAAACTTACTAGTTTCGGGTTGCCTGTGCAATTTCGGCAAGAAGTGATCCATGAGGACCCCAGGGCTCATTACTAGTAGCATCAAGAACCTAAAAAGAAGAGGGCGTGTGTGAGttggtgagagagagagtacatCCCAAGGCAGTTATGCCTAGCCACTGATGAATATCAACCAACCTACTTTTGCATACAAAATTATAAACATACATGCAGAGCTGACTAAGAAGAAAACTACCTTCTGTTCTATTCCAGGAACTTTCAGGACCTTCTTGTTCACCTCTCTCTTTCTGCAACAACACAATAAACCACGGCAGTTTAGCGGTTTTGGATACAATCCATACGGTAAAAAGAACTTTCTTTATCAACCGGGTcacaaaaaaaatacagaatttgTAAAGAAGTACCAAAAAAGATCACATTTTCCCCTTCAAAATAGTCTTAAAGTAACAAGTAATAGGAAGATCATTATCTAAGCACTACAAAATTGAGAAAAACATAGTAAACAATTTAAAGTGATGAACACAATTCAAGACTTACAAGTCCCTAACAGTTTGATCAAAGACTTTCTTCATCGTAACACGATTTCCGAATCAATAGCAATCGACAACAGCAGCAAAACCCACGATCCAATCAAACGAATATCGCCTGTTAGGGAACCTTGACCTGCAAGAAGCATCAATACCGTTTAAAGAAGGCAAGGATCAAATCAACATCTTTGCTTCCCAAAAAAAGAATatctaaaattaaattaaatcatAAAAAATGATACAAAAATGCCTCAGATCAATCAAAATTGAAACCCAAATCTCATGAAAATTCAAAACTTGTTggcaaatttgaatcatatgTTATGTGTTGCAAATGAACATACATATATAAACAATGAATGAACATATTGAATCGAGTATCGAAAAACCCAGATAATAATTTGAcccataaaaaattataaattgggTAAAAAATAGAATTTGAAATCAAATGTCCAAATAAGCACAGCTGAATTAAAGCAAACACgcagaaaggaaatgaattagatctgaaaattgaataaatttaaGAAAACCCAGATCTAAAATGACATGAAACCTACCTGTTCCAATTGAAGCGATTATTGGGTCCCCCAAAAAATTGTGAAAAAGAATGAGAAATGGATCTGGTAAAGACAGAGGGAggtgaaggaggaggaggaggaggaggaggagagagagagagagagagagagagagagagagagagagagaagagctCCTGAATTCCCTGAGCTGTTTCTGGTGATTGTCTTCCTCTTTGAACAAAATAAGAATATAGCCAAGAGAGAGGAGGTGTTTGGCtttggcttttggtttttaggttttttatatttttatttttgatgtgtaaattatttgttttatttttatttttttaattactactcaatatttctattttaaactgcaataaaaaaaccataataaagaaaaggggtcgaaatttcaaaaatctcaGGTTGCATTCAAAAtcttctatatttagaaagagtGAATTGCCGATTTAGTccttgaattattattttaatgaaaattaagTCCCGAATTATTTTCTCAGTAAAATAAgtttataaattcattataaaCTGCTAATCTTATCCCTAAAATTATATTCAATGttattttatctaatttttccTCAACTTAATTCACCTGACACTTTTTAGAGGATATTGTCACTATTTTATTGCCTATAAGCCCTTAATGTTGCATATAGATTACGAATCTAACGTTtaatttattcttcaaagttATCTCTATAAACTATTTTTTCGAATGAAATAAGTCtttaaaatatgaaaaactaccaattTACTCTCTAAAATATATCACATGCAAGTTATGTGATTtaaattgatgaaaaattgaatagaaTAACTTTGAAtctaatattagggatgtaattgacatattttattagtttgaggactgattttaaaaaaaaaaataataattcaatgacCTAATTTTCTCTGAAGTGATAATTTTAGAACTAAATCTAACACTTGTAAATAgtgcaaaataaaattttaatgtgccaataacaatttcatattttttattttaaatttaactaTAAACGAGAAATAATTTGAATTTCGAAATACAATATATAAAAAGAGTTTAATCCACCGTAACAATCAATCACTcactgttaaaaaaaaagttttgtccacCGCAACAATCAACCACTTAcagttaattatttttattttctctctgtctaactttttttcttaaatcttaATTGTGACTAAAAGATTTTTTATTGGTGTGTtatagttttcttcttctttatgtttttttttaagagtttaatactttttctttcatttggaGTCGCAATAACGTAATAACATTGAAAAATGGGTCCCTTTCTTACCAAAAACATAGCGAGAGGTGTTTTGGGTGGTAGGTGTAGGTGGACAATTCAACCAATTTTGTTGTCATATCAAGTTTGATTCTCATTTTATAGGAGTTAAATTGTTATGGTaggttgaaaaaaaataaatcttgATCTTTTTCGTTTGAATAAGAGAAATAAACATGCCACATAAACAATTTTTGGAGCAAATAAACATGCCACATTGTTAAGTACTTGGTTTTGCTTATATACATAGAGATTCTCTTATCTCCATGCCTCAATGCTCATCATCCCCTTTGTAGCAAATAACAATTTTTGGAGTTTCTTAACAAAGCAATGATGGCAAAGGAGTTCCATGATGAATAAAAATacactttatttttctttagtgTTTAATTCATTTAAGATGCTAAAGCAACTGGCATAATATAAACATAAAGCTCGtctaaaagcgtttttagattaaaaaaatttgggttCAAAGTGTTTACTAGAAGAAGCACAATAAAAGacactttattttctttattgtattatttatttgagaTGCTGAAGCAACTCCCATAATATAAACATAAAGCTCGtttgaaaatacttttaaaatgattaaaaatgcTTTCAGAAAAAACATTATTGGGTTCAAATTGCTTTTTgtaagaagcac encodes:
- the LOC103449751 gene encoding clathrin interactor EPSIN 2, with protein sequence MKKVFDQTVRDLKREVNKKVLKVPGIEQKVLDATSNEPWGPHGSLLAEIAQATRNYHEYQMIMAVIWKRLSDTGKNWRHVYKALIVLEYMVANGSERVIDDIKEHAYQISTLSSFQYIDSSGRDQGSNVRKKSQSLVALVNDKERIIEVRQKAAANRDKFRNTASTGGMYRPGSHSSTGGYGDKYDDDRYEGRYGGRDEDRNGYGREREWGNRDDDRYSRDGDRYGREYDERNGREGYRDDDYRGRSQSVDDYPHGSRSRSSDRERERSVDDDGQYSSRGSGAKADDQSQDGRLSRKFSEQNIGAPPSYEEVVSESRSPVHSERGGETPTASAPRASSPPSNNNPSQATSIHVTSASNPSQATSVHVASASPAKQEVEPSDEFDPRGSVSATPAPQAAPAAPAVQAAPVISNNVEMDLLGSLSDSFSSNALAIVPTTPSTATFEVDPHANSSSTTTFTATPPASNVMNQSFEDPFGDSPFKALPSSETVQPQTHTSTSTDSFPPTVNQSADTASNFPFGDSFSAANYSSSGVSSVQTPTNSQFTSQEQSTENMDILADILPPTGPSQQSFSGPTGQHPQPSANMYGNFHVQPGSVVPHNQTGFAGQYSSGGFPSQGGPTAPITSHGAPQTPTGPTAQFNNGNFIPQQGGFSAPNSGNYFSQQGGYMAPHAHNGPAAQLNGGNFHPQGNFHPQGSVGPVASQATTQIPPGPGLQHNSDVLGNLLSQKGPNTSMGSQQPLSSSTGALAIVAQPPKDSKFEPKSAVWADTLSRGLVNLNISGAKINPLNDIGIDFDSINRKEKRMEKQPATPATSTINMGKAMGSGSGIGRAGASVLRAPPNAMMGSGMGGGMGPGMGMAMGMGGGPGGGMGMGGYGGTNQPMGMGMGMNMGMGMNMGMGMQAQTGLPPGSNMPPGYNPMMGAGGYPQQPYGGGYR